A stretch of DNA from Oreochromis aureus strain Israel breed Guangdong linkage group 10, ZZ_aureus, whole genome shotgun sequence:
AAACGGTGACTAGTAGGACAACAGAGACCATTGTGTAAACTCTCCCcggaaaaagaagagagaatgCTTTTATCATAGGAAGCTAAAAGGGAAAGAAATAAAACCAAGAGTGAACCTCACTTCAGGGCTCGCAAGAGTTTAAAAGTGACATTCAGTCTATATTATTTGAACTGGTTCTTTATATAAAAGCCAGCTTACGTCGCTGTGGGACAGGGTTTCTGTGACAACTAAAAATAGAGCTCTTGAATAAGCTGTTAGGTCAGCCATTGCACCCAAGGTGGCATAAAAATGagttaaactgaattaaattgacACTATTGTGATTTGGTCAATAGTATAAATGGTTTACATGGTGTTTGTGACCATTAATCAGTCAAATGGCAATTTAATATAATGCATAAGCAGAAGCTGGAATCACACTCAGACACCACGCTGGTGAAGCCAGTGAAAATGGTCTGCTCTCTGCTACATGAGTGCTgaaagtaagaaaataaatgttaGAGCTATACTCACACTCTCCACTGATACAGAGAGACGGCCGGGTTGGCATCAGCTATGCAGCTCAGCTGAACATTCTCTCGGTTCAGGTACCAGTTTCCATCAAACCCGTCCACTAAAACATCTGGCTCATCTggtgcacacatgcacaaacatttagCTGGCAATACTATCACAACAAAAGCTCTCAGTGCCTGTACTGTCATGCGGTTGTTAGGTTTAAAAGAGGCCTACACTGAATATCGAGGGTGACGCTGTCGGTGTAGACTTCCTCGTTGTAGGTGGTGACGCAGGTGAGCGtctctttgtgtgtttctttgctGGGCACCAAAATGTAGTCGCTCTGAACCGTGAATGTCCCGTCTGAGTTCCTGTACTCTCGGGTGGTCACTTCTCCTGGTACCCTGGTCTCCCACCTGCTCACATCAGTGAGGACTTAATGGAGATGCACAGATACATGTGTATGCAGTAAATGTAgcctaaatgtttattttagtggacaaaaagtttttaaaaagaggaaaGCATGGAGATGAGACAGATTTAGCAGTAACACTCTCATTATCTGAAGATGACAAAGGCAAACCTTTATCAGAGGACAGCACGCTGTGAAAAGGAAAAGTGAATTCCCACACACCTGATTGTACCGGGTGGCTTTCCGTTGGAAGAGACGCAGGTAGCCACTGGAGTTTTTAGGTTGGATGAACGAGCCACCAGTGTTGGTGTGGACAGACTCATCTGAGTTGTTGGGCGAACTGTGAAAATGTAATACAACACAATGTTTGACGGAAGTGCTGACAAGTAAAACTATGGCTTTGACCTTATATAAACTGTATAGACAAAAGTTCCGGGCCACACGTTACATCTACAGGAGCCAGGAAGCTCCcagcacagtttttgtgctgatgttaatgtaagaggaggtttggagctctgcagttacTGAGTCAGCAACTTGTACGCACTATGGAGCTCAGTACTCAGCGACTTGTGATTCTTTACGTGGTCTGGCTCTTTTTTTCCAGAGTTGCTGTGTTTCCTAAACACCTTAAGAACAACtgattctttcacaaatgtttgtggaGGCTGAGTGTATGgatgaaaacacctgaattcaacgATTAAGCAAAAGCTTTCGttcaggtctctcttggaaatgagattttaaatctcaatgagatttttacctgaataaataaaggactaataaataTAGTGTATGAACAGCAGTCACCTGAAAGCTGCTTTACACTGTATATTTAGGAAAGTAACAAAATGAATCAAGAAAACTTCTGTTATATGAATGAAGAAATTAGTGCGACAGTGCATTCTCGACcttggaaaaacacaaaacttgtTACAAATGAATAAAGAACTGCCTAACAAAacaggatttttgtttttaaacggTGCACTgatgatactttttttttttatttaggccAAAAAAAATTCGAAATAGTTGGGTTGTTTCTTGATTTGAATATGATGTCTTCAAATGTCCTGGCATGTCTGACTGTGAGTGTTCAGATGATCAAAAAACTCTGTAATAAGCAGCTTAAAGGACGGTGGGACTGTTGATATTTTTAGGAGACCAATGCACTGGCATTCTAAATATTCAAATAACCAAATCCGTCATCTCTGACATTCATATTGGTTTTCCTGCTGGCAGAGACATGATGACGGCGATTGATGTTGTCTGTTAAAATTAGAGAAACATGAAGAGTAGATGCATTTGAATATGGACCTCACGTTACAGGTTTTTGTTCATGAATCCACAGTTTCTAAAGGCATGAACCTTTTATGCTTATCATAACTCTAACAATTTTACGTCCAGCATCTCCAGTTGAGGATGGAGGAAGGCATACAAATCTCTGCCTTACCATAGACAGTCAGGTTCACTGTGTTCTCTCGGTTTCCTGCTGGGAAGGTGGTGTATTCACAGATGTAGGTGGCCTCATCAGAGAGGCGAAGCGAAGAGAAGGTGACGGTGGTGTCTTCAAGGGTGGGAGTTCGTCGTCTTACTGCTGCGTTCTTGAAGGTAACGCGGTCCCTGTAGGGCGGGGCCACAGACACACCCAGGGACGGATTTGCTATTGCCACGTTCTGCTTTGTGCCGTTCACCAGTTTCTGCCATGTTACCTAAAGAAAGAAGGATGATTCACGATGGAGAAAAGATGCCCGACATGATGGAGAACATCATACTGCTCAAGTTTGGAAGATCTTAGATGAGCCACAGATGTCACACAGCAAATATGATTTGAGGCAACATTGCTATTGTGGGAAATGAGTTTATCCCATTTCAGTCAGGCCCATCATTTTTTAGACAGTGGCACAAGTTTTGTAATTGCATCCCTGTACATcataatgtatttaaaattaaatcagataagatagattaaaaaaatctttatttgcCACTTGTACACATACACTGGGTCTGAGTACCTAGAGACATTGAGCAGCGATTACAGTCAAAgccaaataaaacaaagataaatTAAAGGACAATATTTCAAGTTATTCCAAGTTTAAGGAACAGCAAGTCACTGTAAATTACTATAAGCACTTAAATAACTATAGTATGAAAACATATTGCATGCTATGGAAATATTTATTACACTTGTGTGTATTTTAGTCAGTCCTTATTTTGTTTCTTGCCATCATTCTGACTGTGGCAGGAGAGAAGCTGTAGTGGAAGTGTGCTGTGTCCGCTGTGCTGCGTCTCAGGCTGTGTGctgattgtttttttattgttattaaggATGGTGATGTCTTTGATGATATGATGTGCTCTTATCTTGCAGTGGTTTGTTTCATTGATGAAAGATGAAGCCTTATAATCCCACTGCAGTCTTTAAGACTCTCTGGAGAACCTTCCTCTCAGCTTGGGTGGTGTTTCTATACCAGACAGTAATGCCAGGAGTCAGGATGCTGTCCATCAGTTCTCTGTAAGCTTGAGTGAGGGCATGACTGCTCACTTCTGCCGTCCTGAGCAGCATGATGAaataatgctgctgctgctggagcttTTTTGCTGTTGCTGTGATGTTTACAGTCATAGTCAATGTCACATGAAGGCCAAAGAACTTGTGGCCGTCGGCTCTCTTTACCTCAGTCCTATTGATGGCTATAGAAGCGGGGGGTCTTTTCTTAAGTCTGCAATTATTTCATATGTTTTTCTTAtgttgaggaggaggaggtcatTCTCCTCTCTGTAGGCATTGTTTTTAACCAAGTCCCTATATGCAGACTCATCCCCCACCTTTTATGAGGCCCAGGATGGTGACGTCATTAGCGTACTTGATGATGACAGTGTTTTGAAGAGTTTAGTGCTGAGACAACAGCCCTGTGGTGATCCTGTGCTGAGTGTTAGCTCAGACCATCCTCACCACATGGTCAGTCTGTTAGGAGGTCCAAAATCCAGTTAATAATCTGGATCCAAATAATCAGGATgtgatcaaaacattaaataatATTACATTAACTGTTAACTACGCCCATTTTACATAGTGCCCCATTTTTCCAGGAACAAAACCCACTGAACAACTTAGTGATAAGAAGTACTAATAAATTCAGGAGACTAAAGGTCTGGAGTTAATTTCAATATTCTCTCAATATGAGGTCCAAAGAGAAGCTAATGGGGTGAAATTAGGCAGGAAAGACAAAAGACATCCACCAGAGACGGGAGAAACTTAAGGAGTGTCTAAAATCAGCTATTTGAAAGACACTGGCCAATTCAGCAACACCAAACAGGAACACAAGTGACCTAGATGACTGTAGAgttgttttcctgtttattaCGAAGCCAAGTAAAGAACAAGCTCAAGGTGGTATGCTTATTCCAGTCAAACTCTATGAACTAGAGACACCTTTCAGGATGTCTGGAACACTCATTGCACAGATTAAACTACGACTGGCTTTAACCAGAGTGATTGGAAAACAAAAGCagggagaaggaaagaaagagctCATTATCCGAAGCAAACCAGATTCTCACACACCTGCTAAGTCAGTGTGTGAGGTTGTGGGCAGGTATGGCTGCCAAAAGGATTTATTTATAATATGACTGCTGGCagaagtagcaggatgaattTCGAAATGACACTTTCTGATTTAATCGAATGcagtgcaaaaaaataataacccCAAAATGACTGAGCCAGTTAGTCGACCACGCTCCACTAAGCATGTCTGTCGCTTACTAGCAACAAAACTGAATTTAGAAATACACATAAACAAGCAGCAACCTGATAAAGCATCTCAGAGGAAGAAAATCAGCATTTGGTTTCAGTCATAGGCTGCAAATGATTTGCCTTCATGTGATTACAAAAATCCATGAGCGTAATTATGACAGTTTGATCAGTTAACTTTGAACGTGGggttaaaaaaatgtctgtaattCTTAACTGCACTTCAAATGCATCTTGACTGATTCATTTGGATGTAACAATAACGGGGAAGAGACGGAAAGTTGTGAAAACTACTTTCCAAATACTTATGGACCAGACTGCATTTagcagtgtttatttatttatttatctgttttattCAACCAAATCCAGATTTCAAATATAGATTTAGATTGACTTCTTACCACAGGGACAATCCATATGTTGTAGGGATAAAAAGCAGCTTACAAGACTGGCAGTGCtatcttatttttaaatgttagtgCATTTCTACTATTTGTGAAAATCACCAGTGAGAAATCCATCTAAAAACCTGTTCTGTGTTGTAATATATACTTATACTATAAACATCATGGTTTCAGTGGCAAAACTGCTGGTTCAGTTCTTCAAATTTGATTCTATGTATTCCTGTTTTTGCTCTCTATGGTGGATTTAATTTGAAAAGcagaagaaacagaagaaacagTTTCCTCACGTCCCACCATACTGCTGTCACATGCAGCATGGATTCATGTCCCTACTTGTCTGTCATAAGTTATGAAGTGCATAAaagaacaaacacagacatgaaaacagGGGGTGTATTCAAGAACGATATTtgacaaaaacaattttaaaaaacctCTGAATGTTGTTTCTGAAGTGCTATTCACGATGTTTCTGAGAGGCAACATCAATAAGAAACAAAGACAACTGCTAAGCAGAGAAAAGCGGCAAAAAGAATCCACTGTTGCAGCCGCCATTGAAATTAGTGAAATTAGTGCATGAGGATTTTCAACAAGACCCTTGTGGCTTGTTGATGAatagaaaacatgtttttaaaacattataGCTTTTCAACATCGTGTTGCCGTGGTTACCACCTGCGCCTCACAGCCTGATGACTCTGGGATCAAACCTGATGGTCAGTTTGGGGATTTTTTATGAGGGGTGtgcctgtttttctttgcttgcaTGGAGGTTCTCAGGTCTCCTCCCAAAGACCCAAGTCATATATTAGCTTAACTGGTGAGTTTAAATTAGCTATAGGTGAGGATGCGAGAGTAAGTGGCTGACGAGGGTGTTACCTTGGTGCTTGCTTAATGTCAGCTGGAATAGACTCCAGCCTCTCATGACCCCGGTTGGATAACCGGTTTAGAAAATAGATGGAGGTTTACTATTATCTATGTCCACCACGCTTGCATGCAAAGGTGAATTACTGCAGGATTTACTGGATTTGTGTCCCATTTACTAAAATGTTTAAGAGGCTGTCTCTAAAAACCTTATTTTAAGAGTTTATCATACCTCAGCTAACTCTACTTTTAGTCTTAGTTTTGGAAATATAGTTGTGGTTTTTTTCATCTCAGTGATAATTATTATTTGTCtattatatccatccatccatttatcaATCCATTTTTAGGGTCACCGGGGGGACTGGAGCCAATCCCACCTGTCAAAGTCTtcgattcagttcaattttactTACAGTAtataacacaaaatgaaaataatagtaatttaaaggtgctctatttggaaggtAAAGACCCTCCAATAATAGAAGGAAAACgccaacaatcagacgatcAACACTGAGCAAGCATTTAGTGACAGCTGGAAGGAAAAAGTACCTTTTCACCAgaagaaacctgcagcagaaccaggcccacggaggggcagccatctgccatccTTGATGGGAGGGTGACAAATGAGGCACCCCCTGGACCGGATATACTGTGTTTTTCTGATTTAGTACAATTTGGACCGTATACACTTGGCATAGTACATTCATTCAGGTGAGCAATTAATACCTGGGAGATTTTGACAGGCGGAGAGCTGTTAATGAACCGGCACAGCAGATCCACCCTTGAGCCAACATACCCCGACTTCCCATCATCCATTTCCACAGTCTGTCCATTTATTCCTGGAGTAGAAGCAGAAGAGgttaaagacacacaaacactctcatgaacaaacacacaaacacatgcgcTGACAGCGTCAGATTGGTGTGCTTTAAGTTGTTCACACTCAGCAAACATGTTGAGCTCATAAAGTGAGCTGAGCTGTGAGAGGTGATTTCAGCAGCGTGACGGGTCAGCTGAGGTCGAAGGTTGTGGATTAGAGAGAGATAAAAATAAGCGTGATTTGTTACTTTTCCCACTGACTTACTGATCCCCTTCAACAAATCCAACACAGAGCCACACCCACCACACACAAGTACAAGTTAGTTAGTGGAACTAACTAACTAAACAAACCATGATTCTACATTAGACACCGTAGACATAATCTGCACACAGAGGGGCTTCCGTggttgaaataataaaaaaaagaagaaaacaagtaaGATCACAAGGTGCCATATTTCATTCTGCAGGCCAATATTTTCATGTTATGAATAGAGTCCATTAGACCATAATCCAGTCCATAATTTACTTTTTATCACAGAGAATAAATTAGAGCACGAAATACACTCCAGGCTGACAGCACAGTCCTCGtcacaaaaattaaataaagacaaatgTGCAGTAATTTATAGTCAAAGTGTTTTCTGGCTTAAGTTTATAATGAACACAATAATTTCCTAACTTTATGCAGGTATTGATTAGGACCTGATCCTTGATCTTTTTCCGCAACTAAGTTGTTTTATGGACCCAATCCAGCTCTTATGGCTTTAAATGTTAGCTGGCACAGAAATGGTTAAAACAGGATAGAAATGTTctttagtatttattttttaattgtttcctgtgctaaaaaaaactgcacataatcaccaataacatttaaaaatgttgcttttaagttattttgttttacCATTCTTGAACCACCGGTTTGACCACTGTGAGTGAATACTGACCCACTtcaaaaaaagatgtttttatcAAAATGtaattggggttttttttttcatgtggaaAACAGAATGAATGAACAGCCATCATCATTTTGTCTGTTTGCATATTTCTTCTTAAGTTGTAGTTCTTTGAGCTCTAAAGGTTCCCCGCAGGCATCCAATGAAAAAAGGCTTTCATGCTTTGTTCCTTATATCAGGTTGCACCTGTTTATTCCATATAAAGCGTCACCTGTGTCATCCACTGTATAACACAGCAGGAGTCGCCTAGTGGTAAACTGTTGCCTCACATTAAGAAGGGTCctggtttgagccccggctggggctttctgtgtggagtttacatGTTTTCCCTGTAACGCAATCTCTCCATGTATTCTGGGTTTAGTAGCAGAACAGTACAAAGACAcgcatgttaggttaattgattcTAAACTGACCATAGCTGTTAGGTAGATAAAGTGCTTGGAGTGTATACAGTATTGTATGAATATATGGTTATgtctaaagcactttgagtagtatcattagaaaaatcatttgaaatttaaataaatgtgagcACATAACATCACAGTCTAGTGTTTCTCCCTCCATCTTCATCAGTTCCCTGCCTTTGGTTAATTTGGTCTAGTTAGTTTTGGTTTCCTTATTTACTTTGGACGTATTATCAGCTTAGCTTAGCAACTCCTTAAGAATAACCGTTTACACATTCACCTAACAAGTGAAACATCCCCAGGCATGCAAAAATAGGCATGCggtgtaaaaatctgccaaattaAATATGCAGTGCTACCAGCTGTGGGGTCCACTtttgaataagggagcagctcaGAATAGGATCTAATAACTTTCGACTTTGCTTGTAAGTTCCCATCATTGTTTTATGGAAGCTTACTTTCTGTTTGCTCTATTCTTGCCAGTCTCAGATTGTGTGCATTTGGATCTATTGAATTAGTATTGAGCTTTAATTTCAACTGTCTGTTTATGATAAAAGAGGTGGCTGTGGATTAGGAAGTAGAGTGGGTTTATGATAAAGATACTAACTGATAGGACTGAACACAGCTTTGTGGTTCTCCCGAGGGCTCGTATAGTGCTCCAGTGATATTTGCTGCGTTACTACTCCTGGAGTGCACTGTCTTGTTACACACTTTATCATTGCTGTGCTAACAATACACAGCTGCATCTCTAATTTAATTCCACAGATCTTGCTGATCTAGACACAGTTCATTACCAACATAAAGTGAACTCCAGAGCATTGTTCAAAACTCAATTGCCTCAATCAGGACTGTTAAGAATCTTTTCAAATCGTATGACCACTCTCTGAACTTTAAGCATCATGGGAAATCACTCACTTAGCACTGAAAATCTCCAGCAAAGCAACATTGCAAGGGCTCAGATTTAAGGCCTAGCACCTAGGTAACCAGAAAACTGATTAGCAAATCTTTTAACCCCTATAATTTGTTGGACATATCATCATGAATATGTATTCAAATGCTTCAACTGAAACTGTTGGGTTTTTGAAAAGCACATGCAAATTTTGACTTTGATACTAAggactgatgtttttttttttaatgggatCAGTGGAAAAAGTTGCCTGGTAAAAACctcacaggtttttttttataggCTGTTACATTAAtggatgtaaaataaataaataagaataaaaaatcTTAAAAGTATCAGAGCTGAACGAAGCTGAGACTTTCTGAAGTAAAGATGGGGAGGCCTCTCTGGGTAAGAGTTTGTATTTTACTGTGCATGAAATCATCAAAAGATCCAGAAAATCCAGAGATGTGTGTACTGGAAATCACTGCTCGAACTCTTAAATGCCTCACAGTTCAAAAGCCAGCAAACGCGATGGTATGGAGGAACATTAGCAAAGCATGGCATGTGTAACTGGCATGTCTGACGTCTTTCTCTGTGACACCATGCTTAATGCCGCCAAACTATATCTGACCACATTGTGCAATATATACAACAGAGTGGTTGCTTGTTGGCTCATTGTCATCCAGTGAAAACATTTGGCACATCATGAATAAGAAAATACAACCAGGGAGACAAACTGAGCAGCTACAATCCCATAGGCACTCACTGGATTTTGCTAGGCACACCTGTTCATCTAACAGATGATTATGCAGTACAAAGGggaaaatttaaaattaaagaatGGATAGTAGCATCTCTAATACATCTGGTTTCTGGCAAATCAAATGGTACCATTAAGGGCAATAATTCAataattctattctatttatataatgctaattcacaacAACTGTCACCTAGTGGCACACAAAAGCCACTTTATTATGTGCTGCTTGGTAACTCAAATATCTaaacagccaatcaaatagCAGAAGTTAAATACACTGAGGTATGATTAAGACCACCTGAAGTTCAAatcaagcatcagaatgggaatTAAATTTGATTGGTATAAGTATTTCAAAAATTTCCTGGGATTTTCCCACGCCACCACCTCTAAGgcttacagagaatggtctagaaaagaaaaaatatctaGTGGGGAAAGGcgttgttgatgtcagaggtcagaggggtCAGGAGAATAGCCAGACTGACTTGAAGTGAtagaaaggcaacagtaactcaaaaaaCCACTTGTTGCAACTAAAGTATGCAGAAGATGTGAAATGCACGAAAATGAGGCCATAATTCTTGCGTGCTCACCAAAACTTggataataaaagaaaaacgttGTCTGGTCTCATGAATCCAAATCTCTTCTGTAACATTTGGATATTAGCATCAAAGACTTTGCATAAATGAGCACCAAGTGAGTCATTTAAACACCCCAGCCTGCTTGAGTaatgttgctgaccatgtcatccctttatgaccacagtgtaacCATCTTCCAACACCTTGCTGAATCAGTGCGATCAAGAACTAAGACAGTTGATAAAGCAAAGGTAATTTGCTGTCTAATTTCACTGTCTTATCTTAGCTATTTAATCAGTACCTCATTCAAATGTTCAATTTCAGCCGCTGCCAGACTGAATTGTGATTGTGAGCACAGATTTGTGGGGCACAAAATCACACAGATTTACAGAGAAAAGACATAACATGTCACTGTTGTCATTTTCCTGTCACGTTACAGAAACCAATCATGAAAAAGTGTATAAACTCAGTACTTGAATAGATTTGTTTGGTCTCGTCATATACATCTGCAGAGAATTTAATAGGCTTTTGTGCATTTGCATGCAAACATGCACTCAAGAGCTTGGACAGATCTCTTAGGAGGACCCAGCTGCACAATATGAACAAAATCTTTCCATGGTCAaacacagctgtgtgttttATGATATTAGCAAGTTTTGTATTAATGCCGGGGTTCACTGTGCTTtgcaagctcattttcattaatGCATTGTGTGCTTTTGTGGGGGGTCTGTAGGAGAGGGGAAGGCCAGCAATGTCAGATTAAAGCATTCAGGATATTAAAGTGCCTTTGCATTACAGAATTTATGATCCATTTACTGCTGTACATATAGACAGCTCATCATTATATCCTGCTTTGGTTGAAGTAATGAATAGTTGTTTTCAGAGTCTGCTCTAAACCAACCATTTAGTCAAGACAAGAGTTATGTGGATGTTTTTGCAGTAACTGGAgtctcacttttttttaaataattagtaATCTGAAGCATTCTTCTTGTTCTAAATATGGA
This window harbors:
- the LOC116313087 gene encoding nectin-1-like, which gives rise to MGMEKAGVWIFLITACLIPGINGQTVEMDDGKSGYVGSRVDLLCRFINSSPPVKISQVTWQKLVNGTKQNVAIANPSLGVSVAPPYRDRVTFKNAAVRRRTPTLEDTTVTFSSLRLSDEATYICEYTTFPAGNRENTVNLTVYVRPTTQMSLSTPTLVARSSNLKTPVATCVSSNGKPPGTIRWETRVPGEVTTREYRNSDGTFTVQSDYILVPSKETHKETLTCVTTYNEEVYTDSVTLDIQYEPDVLVDGFDGNWYLNRENVQLSCIADANPAVSLYQWRVINGTIPSNAEIRDNVLTFKGPVTYDLQGIYVCDATNSIGTRSGSVEVSVLEKPLPQIATSDVISVIALLLAAGVLLGITITVLVLKIRSRKYDASDSPSRKLSQPIRKRPADDVQHSGRFYEELPSTADYVSYRLACNKEDYPEPYSPPINPPLTFLPQHPYQSTPPNPATTISSTAASRNTFSPPSHTTAIFKYPSVPGLSSPPPGVAAYTFPKEQYV